A single Salvelinus sp. IW2-2015 unplaced genomic scaffold, ASM291031v2 Un_scaffold1402, whole genome shotgun sequence DNA region contains:
- the npvf gene encoding pro-FMRFamide-related neuropeptide VF — MASDSRAYRMSMTNDNDRHTTSQRQHPQTSNEIRRXIEVDDFXINVVPTSGKVSLAPTMVRLYPPPVKTSHLHANLPLRFGRDSLPDDTHSPKTTLNLPQRFGRAQGSGAMEPTSCIECPHVGTLPSATLPQRFGRNEFSRRYPSRAMAFFSRRSEPVPNGNIRQQDYKYSDFGSEEEETREKTLKSSTLDLLLWNS, encoded by the exons ATGGCCTCTGACTCTAGGGCGTACAGAATGTCCATGACCAACGACAACGACAGACACACCACCAGTCAGCGACAGCACCCTCAG ACAAGCAATGAAATACGACGGAYTATCGAGGTGGATGATTTCYAAATCAACGTAGTGCCGACCAGCGGCAAAGTCAGCTTAGCACCAACCATGGTCCGACTCTACCCGCCACCTGTCAAAACGTCACACCTTCATGCCAACCTCCCGCTGCGCTTCGGCCGGGACTCCCTACCCGACGACACCCACTCACCCAAAACTACCCTCAATTTACCGCAACGGTTTGGAAGAGCACAGGGGTCTGGCGCAATGGAACCGACGTCGTGTATTGAGTGTCCCCATGTCGGGACACTGCCCTCCGCCACCCTGCCACAGAGGTTCGGCAGGAATGAGTTCAGCCGTCGGTATCCTTCCCGAGCCATGGCCTTTTTCTCACGCAGGTCCGAACCCGTGCCAAATGGAAACATCAG GCAGCAAGACTATAAATATTCTGATTTTGgctcagaggaagaagagacacGGGAGAAGACTCTGAAGAGCTCAACGTTGGATTTACTCCTCTGGAACTCTTGA